The Anaerobaca lacustris sequence CCTCGCGCAGCGACAGCAGATGGGCGAAAGCGCGCCCGTCGAATTCGAGCAATTCGCAGTCCGTCGCAGCGGTCATGGTCGCGCTTCGCGGCAGGCCCGTCAGCAGGCTCATCTCGCCGAAGAGCGCGCCGGGGTGCAGTTCGAACTCGATGGGCCGCGCCGTGTCGGTGTTCGCGATGCTGCCCTTGACGGTCCCCTGAACCAGGACGTAGAACGATTCGCCGTGCTCGTTCTGGTGCATCAGGGTTTCGCCATGCGTGAAACGGGTGCGTTTGACGTCCCGCGCGACGCTTCTGAGTTCATCCCGGCTGAGCAGACAGACGCCCTCGGAATCGGCCATGAGTTTGCGCCCGAAGTCGCTGCGCGTCAGGTCGTCGACGATCCCTTCAAGCTCCGATTGCAGCGGCTTCTCGAACTGCTGGGCGTGGACCGCCTCGAGGAAGTTGCCGAGCAGTCGGCCGCTCATCGGGAAGGGGATTTCGATCCCGCGCCGCTGGAACTTGTACCATATCATCCGCATCACATGGCCTTCGATCGCCGTACGCTGCTCGTACTGTTTCGACCAGAAACGCAGCACGTACTCGATGCAGAAGTCCTTGAAGCCGGTCACGTAGGCCTCGGGCGCCGGGTGTTTCTCGACTCTCGGAATACTCTGGGCGGATTCGATCAGAGCGGCGATCACGTCACCCGGGACGTCACCGTAGCTGGCGGCGACGGGCACCTCGTGTCGGCGCAGGGGCGTGGGCGCCGAGAAGTTGCGGATCGTCGCATCGGCGAGCTTGCCGTTCGGGATGACGACCATGTGGCCGCCGGTGGTGCGCAGGCGCGTCTCGCGCCAGTTGACCAGAACGACCTTCCCGATGGTCCCATCGACCTCGATCCAGTCGCCGACCGCCAACGAGCGGCTGGCGTGCAGCGACATGCCCGCCAGCAGGTTGCCCAGCACCCCCTGCATGGCGAAGCCGAGCACGCCGGTGACGATGGCGGTCGAGGTCAGCAACACGGTGATCCTGAGGTCCAACTGGTATCGGATCAGAAGGAACGCCACCCCCAGCATCAGGGCCAGGCGGAGCAGGCCCCGCGTGAGGCGATTGAGAGGGCAGGCCCGGCCCATCTGCGCGAACAGCTCGACGAACAGGCCCTCGATGAGCCGGACCATCGCATGGATGGCCCAGAACGTCAGCCACGCCTGATGATACGGCGCCCAGAACGCCGTGTGATCGATCCAATGGATCAATGGGAAGGAGAACGCCAGCACGCACACAGAGAATGCGACGTAGCCTGCAAGTGCGGCGACGAATTGCCGCCTTGAACGTTGGGGCAACTCGGTCCCTTCCGGGGGAAGGTAACGACGCCGCAATGGAAGCGTCAACAGATACGCGACGAAAAGCGCTGCCGTCGCCAAGGCGATGTTCTGAACGTACGGCAGTATCGGTTGAAGCCATGTCAACATGGGGGCTGTCTTCCTATATCACAATCCATTGGCCGGCCCGCGCCAGCGCGGCGCCTGGCGATACGTCTTTCACTTGCTGCTCCAACGCGCGCAGCGTCGCGTCGTCGGCCCCCGGCGCGTGGTGTCCGAGAAGCACTCGCGGAATCCCTGTCGATGCGGCGAT is a genomic window containing:
- a CDS encoding mechanosensitive ion channel family protein; translation: MLTWLQPILPYVQNIALATAALFVAYLLTLPLRRRYLPPEGTELPQRSRRQFVAALAGYVAFSVCVLAFSFPLIHWIDHTAFWAPYHQAWLTFWAIHAMVRLIEGLFVELFAQMGRACPLNRLTRGLLRLALMLGVAFLLIRYQLDLRITVLLTSTAIVTGVLGFAMQGVLGNLLAGMSLHASRSLAVGDWIEVDGTIGKVVLVNWRETRLRTTGGHMVVIPNGKLADATIRNFSAPTPLRRHEVPVAASYGDVPGDVIAALIESAQSIPRVEKHPAPEAYVTGFKDFCIEYVLRFWSKQYEQRTAIEGHVMRMIWYKFQRRGIEIPFPMSGRLLGNFLEAVHAQQFEKPLQSELEGIVDDLTRSDFGRKLMADSEGVCLLSRDELRSVARDVKRTRFTHGETLMHQNEHGESFYVLVQGTVKGSIANTDTARPIEFELHPGALFGEMSLLTGLPRSATMTAATDCELLEFDGRAFAHLLSLREEIPHVLSDLAAARAAENAESLEKLRASAVVPPELARDGILHRLKRMLGEWRGR